The sequence GGGTAATTCCGTGGTGTGCAGATCGCCGGCGAAACGGATCTCCCAGCCGATGTTTTCCCGCACCGATTTTTTATCGACGCCGGGATGGAGATCGGTGAGCATCATTTCGCGCGTTTGTCGGTCAAAATGAAAAACGCCGAGATCGGTGATCACCGCAATCGGGCCCTGGCCGCCAATGCCCATTTCTTCGCGGGCGCTGCCGCCGGTGAGAAAACCGGGGCTGGTTATAAAATCAACCCGTTCGGGGAAATTGCGTTTTTTGAGGGGAGTGATGATGAGAATCTTTTCGGCGAGGATGGCAATTTCACAAGCGCCGCCGCTGCCGGGGAGACGAACTTTGGGATGATGATAATCACTGCCGATCACCGTGGTATTGATGTTGCCGTAGCGGTCGATCTGTGCGCCGCCGAGAAAGCCGACGGTGATGCGGCCGCCCTGCAGGTAATTCAAGAAAACTTCGGGCAGCGAGCAAACCGAAAGCGCGCCGGCAACCAGCGCCGGATCGCCGATGGAAACCGGCAAACGCTCCGGCATCGCGCCAACCGCGCCGGATTCGTAAATCAGCACGAGATTCGGGGCATGCGTCAAACGCGCCAGATTGCATGCCAGGTTCGGCAAGCCGATGCCCACAAAGACGACATCGCCGTCTTTCAACTCTCGGGCGGCGCGGACGACCATCAACTCGCTGGCAGTATATTCAGTCATGCGTGACGTAATTATGATAATAATTTTTTCAAAAAGCAAGAAAATTTTTATTCTCGTTTGGGAAACGGAACATACATCGTACCCCCTGCTGCATGCGTGTCAAGCTGATCCAACTGAATTTTTGCCAGCATTGCCAGACGAAGCCGCTTCGCGCGCAAGTTCTTCGGTGAGACGCTCATTAAAAAGTGACTGACGTTTTGAGTGAACTGCGCGATCTCCGTTTGGCACCCAAACGCGTTCGGACCTTTGGAAGCATGGACTTTGCCCATGCCTCTCTAATATATAGAACCCCGATTTTGCATCGTAAGGCTAAAAACTGCCACCCCATTGATTTCAAAAACTAAAGGGAAAAATCGGGGTTTGACTTTATAGATGGAAAATTAAGGTGGAAAAAAATGAAAAAAGGTCTATAGTGAACAAGCATCCTGCGTTGTTGGCTTGACACGAATGGTGTGAACAGTTCGATATGGTTGACGGGATAATCCCAAAATAACACGGGCCACCTTAGGGGAGAAAAATCGGTGGCCCGTGCCTTCGACGCGGAGGTAGCTATGGCTCAACTCAGGGCGGAGCCATGAGCATGGGAGTTTTGTGAATTCAATTTCAAATCCATTCATTATATGACAACTTTCATGCCGTCTTGAGAAGAAAATGGCCATCGTATTATCAAACAGTTATCGCTTTTATAAAAGCAACGCGCGTTTTATTTTTCTCAAGCTTGAGAAAAAATTCCAAAATTTAAGAAATCAAAAGAGCATGGCATGCAACCCGCGCACGAGCAATGAAACGCCTCCCGCCAAGCCCAACATCAAACCGATCACCCAAATTGTTTTCTGCCTGCCGATTTCCTTCCACAAGACCGTGATCGTGGCCAAACAGGGAATGTAGAACACCACGAACAGCGTGAAGATCACAATCTGTATCGGTGTCATCACCGTCGCGATCTGCGTCGTGCCCAGCGCTTGCATGAGCATCAGCATCGAGAGTTCTTTTCGCATCACGCCGAAAATGAGGGTCGTGCCGACCGCAAAGGGCAAGCCTAACATGCCGGTGAGCGGACGCAGCGCGAGATTGATTGTGTCATCAAGCGCCCAGGCTTCGGCCAAACTCAGGGCGAGACTGCCGGCGATCAACAACGGCCAGGCGATGACGATAAATTCTTTCAACCGCCACCAGGTTTTCGCGCCGAGAAGTTTGAGCGAAGGCAGGCGATACGGCGGAATTTCCATCACCAAGCCCGGGGTGATTTCCGGCCAAATTCTTGAAAGCACTTTGCCGCAGAGAGCGATGACCACAATATTCAGCGCATAAATCGCCAGCGCCGCGTTGGGGCTGAGATAAAAGGCCACCAGCCCGAGTACGACCGTGGTGCGGGCCGAGCACGGCACGATCACCGCCAGCACTGCGGCGATAAAACGATCGCGCGGCGAACGCAAGATGCGTGTCGCCATCACCGCCGGCACGCTGCAGCCGTAACCGAGAATGGCCGGAAAAACCGAGGTGCCGTGCAAGCCGATGCGCTGCATCAGGCCGCCCATCAAAAACGCCACGCGCGGCAGATAGCCGAAATCTTCCAAAAACGCCATGCCCAAAAGAAAGGGGACGAGATACGGCAGCACGATGCCGATGCCGGCGCCCAAACCTTGCAAGATGCCGCTCGCCAGCGCCACGCCAAAATTATTTTCGCCGAATTGATTTCGCAAATAAGTCGTGACCGCC is a genomic window of candidate division KSB1 bacterium containing:
- a CDS encoding CoA-transferase subunit beta gives rise to the protein MTEYTASELMVVRAARELKDGDVVFVGIGLPNLACNLARLTHAPNLVLIYESGAVGAMPERLPVSIGDPALVAGALSVCSLPEVFLNYLQGGRITVGFLGGAQIDRYGNINTTVIGSDYHHPKVRLPGSGGACEIAILAEKILIITPLKKRNFPERVDFITSPGFLTGGSAREEMGIGGQGPIAVITDLGVFHFDRQTREMMLTDLHPGVDKKSVRENIGWEIRFAGDLHTTELPTAEELRIIREELDPQHIYI